In Citrus sinensis cultivar Valencia sweet orange chromosome 2, DVS_A1.0, whole genome shotgun sequence, a single genomic region encodes these proteins:
- the LOC102609635 gene encoding non-structural maintenance of chromosomes element 4 homolog A, producing MRRAVKREAGSSSRGRVDDSSEQLLRTVKREKLSRNGADENLDNESTRTNQPQDTVQRRVLRSKYLAVLSKIQDQRDDLTRVDSKKFNTILKEVQNLHRDVQKPREQVADAEALLDITSTLVTSVKSQSNEGVTPTDFVSCLLTMFGESNSNRLSSQGNNNAQMSINWKDVGLAVSPFLSACHGCSTMLGPMKTEVKQRKVVVRKKREKPTQTAQPEEVDDSEAVEKTDTDKNMTTMFEILRRKKSVRLESLILNRRSFAQTVENLFALSFLVKDGRVEIAVNEHGFHLVAPRNAPSADSVMSGQVKYSHFVFRYDFKDWKLMKDVVPAGEELMPHRESSNALPVPQAEQASYNNTEGASRTTPIRKLSRNRGLVIREESVVEDSPEDDVAERSTRMLRCKRKII from the exons ATGAGAAGAGCGGTGAAGCGAGAGGCCGGGAGCAGCAGCAGAGGCCGAGTCGACGACTCGTCGGAGCAGCTACTCAGGACTGTGAAGCGGGAGAAACTGAGTCGAAACGGCGCCGATGAGAACCTTGACAATGAGTCGACTCGGACGAATCAGCCACAAGACACAGTTCAGCGGAGAGTTCTTCGTTCTAAGTACCTCGCCGTTTTGAGCAAGATTCAAg ATCAGAGAGATGATTTGACGAGAGTGGATTCAAAGAAGTTTAACACTATCCTCAAAGAAGTTCAGAATTTGCATAGAGATG TGCAAAAGCCAAGGGAGCAGGTAGCAGATGCGGAAGCACTGTTGGATATTACCAGCACATTGGTGACTTCTGTGAAGTCACAGTCCAATGAGGGTGTTACCCCAACGGATTTTGTCAGTTGTTTGCTCACCATGTTTGGGGAATCCAACAGTAACAGATTGTCCTCACAAGGGAATAATAATGCCCAAATGTCAATCAATTGGAAAGATGTTGGCCTTGCTGTTTCACCCTTTTTATCAGCATGCCATGGCTGTTCCACCAt GCTTGGGCCTATGAAGACTGAGGTGAAACAAAGGAAGGTTGTGGTTCGTAAGAAACGGGAAAAGCCTACTCAAACTGCTCAGCCTGAGGag GTTGATGATTCTGAGGCAGTAGAAAAAACAGATACCGATAAGAATATGACAACAATGTTTGAGATcttaagaagaaagaaaagtgtcagACTTGaaagtttgattttgaatAGAAGATCTTTTGCACAGACAGTCGAGAATTTGTTTGCTCTGTCATTCTTAGTTAAAGATGGGCGGGTTGAAATAGCTGTTAATGAACATGGTTTTCATCTAGTTG CACCTAGGAATGCTCCCTCTGCTGATTCTGTTATGTCAGGCCAGGTCAAATATAGTCACTTTGTGTTCCGATATGACTTCAAGGATTGGAAG TTGATGAAGGATGTGGTGCCTGCCGGCGAGGAGCTGATGCCACATAGGGAGAGTTCAAATGCTTTACCAGTGCCTCAAGCAGAACAAGCTTCATACAACAACACTGAAGGAGCATCACGCACAACGCCAATCAGGAAATTGTCTAGGAACCGTGGCTTGGTCATAAGAGAAGAATCAGTTGTGGAAGACTCTCCTGAAGATGATGTTGCTGAAAGATCCACCAGGATGCTCAGATGCAAGCGTAAAATCATCTGA